A window from Sphingobacterium hotanense encodes these proteins:
- a CDS encoding TetR/AcrR family transcriptional regulator, which produces MQKSKMEEKPKKKPRKVTAGPIREKARTMEKLIAAVGKVIKKHGYPGLTVANIASESGLDRKLVYTYFGTLDNLIEVYITRQDYWKSKANKQIESLLQAENLSKLAMVNLLQGQFEQVLNDKILQRIIHWELGVKSKPLRKLADSREEVGELLLNKFEESYPNKDIDLRALLAIQTAGLYYLALHASSNGSTFCGIDIGTPEGKERINRTVENTLDLLINSSNQSKGD; this is translated from the coding sequence ATGCAAAAAAGTAAAATGGAGGAAAAACCAAAGAAAAAACCAAGGAAAGTTACGGCCGGACCGATCCGAGAGAAAGCCAGAACGATGGAAAAACTAATTGCGGCAGTAGGCAAAGTCATTAAGAAACATGGATATCCAGGGCTTACGGTCGCCAACATAGCGAGTGAAAGTGGCTTGGACAGAAAGCTAGTTTACACCTATTTTGGCACCCTAGACAACTTAATCGAGGTCTACATTACACGACAAGATTATTGGAAATCCAAAGCGAACAAACAAATCGAGTCGCTGCTGCAAGCCGAAAATCTGAGTAAACTGGCGATGGTAAACTTATTACAAGGGCAATTTGAACAGGTCCTCAATGATAAGATACTACAGCGGATCATCCATTGGGAGCTTGGTGTCAAAAGCAAACCGCTCCGTAAACTGGCAGACAGCCGCGAAGAAGTTGGCGAATTGCTGTTGAACAAATTTGAAGAAAGCTATCCGAATAAGGATATAGACCTACGTGCGCTGTTGGCAATTCAAACCGCAGGATTATATTATCTAGCGCTCCATGCCAGCTCAAACGGTAGCACCTTTTGCGGTATCGATATCGGAACGCCCGAAGGGAAAGAAAGAATCAATCGAACCGTGGAGAACACGCTAGATCTTTTAATAAATAGCTCCAATCAATCTAAAGGAGACTAA
- a CDS encoding GNAT family N-acetyltransferase: MNRTIRIDDQISLKFLVESDARTIFNYINTQRDYLGEWLPFVQFTHEVKDSKGFVDMAIELRKIKKDYVYKICYDDRMIGLIGTKETDYLNKNTELGYWLSQDYQGQGIMTKVVEKLTALLFDEMGIERIQICCAVGNEKSIAIPKRLGFIQEGIKRNGEWAGNLVFRDLIVFSKLKSESNS, translated from the coding sequence ATGAACAGAACCATTCGCATAGACGATCAAATCTCATTGAAATTCCTTGTAGAAAGCGACGCAAGAACGATTTTTAATTACATCAACACACAACGAGATTATTTAGGAGAATGGTTACCCTTTGTTCAGTTTACCCATGAAGTCAAAGACAGCAAAGGTTTCGTCGATATGGCGATCGAGCTTCGTAAAATCAAGAAGGACTATGTCTATAAAATATGCTATGACGACCGCATGATCGGTCTCATCGGCACCAAAGAAACCGATTATCTGAATAAAAATACAGAGCTAGGCTACTGGCTATCGCAGGACTATCAAGGTCAAGGCATCATGACCAAGGTCGTTGAAAAACTGACCGCTCTCCTCTTCGACGAGATGGGTATTGAAAGGATACAAATATGCTGCGCTGTCGGTAACGAAAAAAGTATTGCTATCCCGAAAAGATTAGGCTTTATCCAAGAAGGAATAAAGCGTAATGGCGAATGGGCCGGCAATTTAGTATTTCGAGATCTGATTGTCTTTAGTAAGCTCAAATCCGAAAGCAATTCTTAA